A DNA window from Actinomadura coerulea contains the following coding sequences:
- a CDS encoding MarR family winged helix-turn-helix transcriptional regulator: MAETMTGDATTTEETKAPATTGETTTGETAPGETAPEPHWLDDDEQETWRAFLWTSRLLGEALDRQLQRDSGLPHAYYMILAMLSEAPGRALTMTGLAEIVHSSPSRLSHAVNRLEEAGWVSRCKPASDRRTTIARLTDEGYAVLAKAAPGHVTEVRRHLFDPLTREQVLEFREILHALLGSLDPDREAPCAREA, translated from the coding sequence ATGGCCGAGACGATGACCGGCGACGCGACGACCACCGAAGAGACGAAGGCCCCCGCGACCACCGGCGAGACGACCACCGGCGAGACGGCGCCCGGGGAGACGGCGCCCGAGCCCCACTGGCTCGACGACGACGAGCAGGAGACCTGGCGCGCCTTCCTGTGGACGTCCCGGCTGCTCGGCGAGGCCCTCGACCGCCAGCTCCAGCGCGACTCGGGCCTGCCGCACGCCTACTACATGATCCTGGCGATGCTGTCGGAGGCGCCCGGCCGCGCGCTGACGATGACCGGGCTCGCCGAGATCGTCCACTCGTCCCCGAGCCGCCTGTCGCACGCGGTGAACCGGCTGGAGGAGGCCGGCTGGGTGAGCCGGTGCAAGCCCGCCTCCGACCGGCGCACCACGATCGCCCGGCTGACCGACGAGGGCTACGCCGTCCTCGCGAAGGCGGCGCCGGGCCACGTCACCGAGGTCAGGCGGCACCTGTTCGACCCGCTGACCCGCGAGCAGGTGCTGGAGTTCCGCGAGATCCTCCATGCGTTGCTCGGGTCCCTCGACCCGGACCGCGAGGCGCCGTGCGCCCGCGAGGCCTAG
- a CDS encoding M56 family metallopeptidase: MTGTALLALISLGTVGGAHLLSRARWTWRTPRIGIALWQALGLCWGVATIGALLGLALLPYRKGVLGGLPGLYDDQAARLNPVQVAALLAAISLTGVLLVMLMFAVLRVVRARRRHRALLALVSRRDSSVPGTLVLDHPGAAAYCVPGVRSSKVVVSAGTLELLDRGELAAVLAHERAHARERHDLVLLPFASLRQVFPQFRLVGRCLDAVELLIEMAADDRARHGRPPRELATALLRFAAARPAAAPSGTLGVASHSDIPVMARVQRLLEPEPLPRRTRLAASIAVPVIAVLPLLLLVLPH, encoded by the coding sequence ATGACCGGCACCGCCCTGCTCGCATTGATCTCACTGGGGACCGTCGGCGGGGCGCACCTGCTGTCCCGGGCCCGGTGGACGTGGCGCACGCCCCGGATCGGGATCGCGCTCTGGCAGGCCCTCGGGCTGTGCTGGGGCGTCGCCACGATCGGCGCCCTGCTCGGGCTCGCCCTCCTGCCGTACCGCAAGGGCGTCCTCGGCGGTCTGCCCGGCCTGTACGACGACCAGGCGGCCCGGCTCAACCCGGTGCAGGTGGCGGCCCTGCTCGCCGCGATCAGCCTGACCGGCGTGCTGCTGGTCATGCTGATGTTCGCGGTGCTGCGGGTCGTGCGGGCCCGGCGACGGCACCGGGCCCTGCTCGCGCTGGTGTCGCGCCGCGACTCCTCGGTGCCCGGCACCCTCGTCCTCGACCACCCCGGCGCCGCGGCGTACTGCGTGCCGGGCGTCCGCTCGTCCAAGGTCGTCGTCAGCGCCGGGACGCTGGAGCTGCTCGACCGCGGCGAGCTGGCCGCGGTGCTCGCGCACGAGCGCGCGCACGCCCGCGAGCGCCACGACCTGGTGCTGCTGCCGTTCGCGTCGCTGCGCCAGGTCTTCCCGCAGTTCCGGCTGGTCGGACGGTGCCTGGACGCGGTGGAGCTGCTGATCGAGATGGCCGCCGACGACCGCGCCCGGCACGGCCGCCCGCCGCGCGAGCTGGCGACCGCGCTGCTGCGCTTCGCCGCCGCCCGCCCGGCCGCCGCGCCGTCCGGCACGCTCGGCGTCGCCTCGCACAGCGACATCCCGGTGATGGCGCGGGTGCAGCGGCTGCTGGAGCCGGAGCCGCTGCCCCGCCGGACGCGCCTCGCCGCGTCGATCGCCGTCCCGGTCATCGCCGTCCTCCCGCTGCTGCTCCTGGTCCTGCCGCACTGA
- a CDS encoding winged helix DNA-binding domain-containing protein — MTTELGRRALNRALLARQLLLERHAMPALEAIEHLVGLQAQAPNPPHLGLWTRLADYRLDEAGELIADRRALRMVLMRGTLHLVSARDARALRPITQVILDNHLKARAAELGHLDLAAIVAWARALLEEEPRSDKDLRALLAERWPDQDPALLAWAVRCRLPLVQVPPRGIWGSSGTARHTTLENWLGPAVPDPSLEDLVRRYLGAFGPASVQDVQQWAGLTRLGEVVERLGPELVAFRDENGRTLYDLPDAPRPGPGAEAPVRFVPDFDNLLLSHADRARIISEEHRKRVFTVNGIIRATFLVDGFVHGMWKIEKGRGEAVLRIEPFAPVPGPERAALEEEGLRLLAAAHPKAKSHGVEFV; from the coding sequence ATGACGACTGAGCTCGGACGACGGGCGCTCAACCGGGCGCTGCTGGCCCGCCAGCTCCTGCTGGAACGGCACGCCATGCCCGCGCTGGAGGCGATCGAGCATCTGGTCGGCCTTCAGGCGCAGGCCCCGAACCCGCCCCACCTCGGGCTGTGGACCCGGCTCGCGGACTACCGGCTCGACGAGGCCGGGGAGCTGATCGCCGACCGCCGGGCGCTGCGGATGGTCCTGATGCGGGGAACGCTGCACCTGGTCAGCGCCCGCGACGCCCGCGCGCTGCGGCCGATCACCCAGGTGATCCTCGACAACCACCTGAAGGCGCGGGCGGCCGAACTGGGGCATCTCGACCTCGCGGCGATCGTCGCGTGGGCGCGGGCCCTGCTGGAGGAGGAGCCGCGCTCCGACAAGGACCTGCGCGCGCTGCTGGCCGAACGGTGGCCGGACCAGGACCCGGCGCTGCTGGCCTGGGCCGTCCGCTGCCGGCTGCCGCTCGTGCAGGTCCCGCCGCGCGGGATCTGGGGCTCCTCCGGAACCGCGCGGCACACGACGCTGGAGAACTGGCTCGGCCCCGCGGTGCCCGACCCGTCCCTGGAGGACCTCGTGCGGCGCTACCTGGGGGCGTTCGGGCCCGCGAGCGTCCAGGACGTCCAGCAGTGGGCCGGGCTGACGCGCCTCGGCGAGGTCGTCGAGCGCCTCGGGCCCGAGCTGGTGGCCTTCCGCGACGAGAACGGCCGGACGCTGTACGACCTGCCGGACGCGCCGCGCCCGGGGCCCGGCGCGGAGGCGCCGGTCCGGTTCGTCCCCGACTTCGACAACCTGCTGCTGTCCCACGCCGACCGGGCGCGGATCATCTCCGAGGAGCACCGCAAGCGCGTCTTCACCGTCAACGGCATCATCCGCGCGACGTTCCTCGTGGACGGCTTCGTCCACGGCATGTGGAAGATCGAGAAGGGGCGGGGCGAGGCGGTGCTGCGGATCGAGCCGTTCGCGCCGGTCCCGGGGCCGGAGCGCGCCGCGCTGGAGGAGGAGGGCCTGCGCCTGCTCGCCGCCGCCCACCCGAAGGCGAAGTCACACGGCGTGGAGTTCGTCTAG
- a CDS encoding class III extradiol ring-cleavage dioxygenase, which produces MTRMPVLYLSHGAPPLADDARWTAELARWSAELPKPEAILMVSAHWEEAPLSIGATRPVPLVYDFWGFPERYYTVRYDAPGAPALADDLRKLIPGVHQDEERGLDHGAYVPLVEMYPDADVPVLQMSMPTLEPERLFEVGRSLAPLRDKGVLIVGSGFTTHNLREMRPDPDAAPPAWSAEFDEWTDRAVRGGDVDALLDFRAKAPAARIAHPQTEHFAPLFVALGADADAASGRRSVIDGYWLGLAKRSFQFG; this is translated from the coding sequence ATGACCAGGATGCCGGTGCTCTATCTCAGCCACGGCGCGCCTCCGCTGGCCGACGACGCCAGGTGGACCGCCGAGCTGGCCCGCTGGTCGGCGGAACTGCCGAAACCGGAGGCGATCCTCATGGTGTCGGCGCACTGGGAGGAGGCGCCGCTGAGCATCGGCGCCACCCGGCCGGTGCCGCTCGTGTACGACTTCTGGGGCTTCCCCGAGCGCTACTACACCGTCCGGTACGACGCGCCCGGCGCGCCCGCCCTCGCGGACGACCTGCGCAAGCTCATTCCCGGAGTCCACCAGGACGAGGAGCGCGGGCTCGACCACGGCGCGTACGTCCCGCTCGTGGAGATGTATCCGGACGCCGACGTCCCCGTGCTGCAGATGTCGATGCCCACCCTGGAGCCCGAGCGCCTCTTCGAGGTCGGGCGGAGCCTCGCGCCGCTGCGCGACAAGGGCGTCCTCATCGTCGGGAGCGGTTTCACCACGCACAACCTGCGGGAGATGCGCCCGGATCCGGACGCCGCGCCGCCCGCGTGGTCGGCGGAGTTCGACGAGTGGACGGACCGGGCCGTGCGGGGCGGCGACGTCGACGCGCTGCTCGACTTCCGCGCCAAGGCCCCGGCCGCGCGCATCGCGCACCCGCAGACGGAGCACTTCGCGCCGCTGTTCGTGGCGCTCGGCGCCGACGCCGACGCCGCCTCGGGGCGGCGGTCGGTCATCGACGGCTACTGGCTCGGACTGGCCAAGCGGTCGTTCCAGTTCGGCTGA
- a CDS encoding NAD-dependent epimerase/dehydratase family protein, which yields MKILLAGATGVVGRRLIPLLVQAGHEVAGTTRRTERTGMIRDLGAAPVVLDVLDAAAVREAMAAERPDAVVHQLTDLSAEDFEANSRLRIVGTRNLVDAAKAAGVRTMVAQSIAWLYVPGDAPAVETDPLDSHLPPYAGIAALEEAVSEMPHGVVLRYGALYGPGTWYAPDGAIAERVRAGVLREAPSWTSFVHADDAASAALAALDWPAGVVNVVDDEPATTADWLPVYSAALGAPSPGSAGKHAAATGRPASNAKALSLGWKPRVASWRTGFAGMNVPVRTD from the coding sequence TTGAAGATTCTCCTCGCCGGAGCGACCGGAGTAGTCGGCCGCCGGCTGATCCCGCTGCTCGTCCAGGCGGGCCACGAGGTCGCAGGGACGACGCGCCGGACCGAGCGCACCGGCATGATCCGCGACCTCGGGGCCGCGCCGGTCGTGCTGGACGTGCTCGACGCGGCCGCGGTGCGCGAGGCCATGGCCGCCGAGCGCCCCGACGCGGTGGTCCACCAGCTCACCGACCTCAGCGCCGAGGACTTCGAGGCCAACTCGCGCCTGCGGATCGTGGGCACCCGCAACCTGGTCGACGCGGCGAAGGCCGCCGGCGTGCGGACCATGGTCGCGCAGAGCATCGCCTGGCTGTACGTGCCGGGCGACGCGCCCGCCGTCGAGACCGACCCGCTCGACTCGCACCTGCCGCCCTACGCGGGCATCGCGGCGCTGGAGGAGGCGGTCTCGGAGATGCCGCACGGCGTCGTCCTGCGGTACGGGGCGCTCTACGGCCCCGGCACCTGGTACGCGCCCGACGGCGCGATCGCCGAGCGGGTGCGGGCGGGCGTCCTGCGCGAGGCGCCGTCCTGGACGTCGTTCGTGCACGCCGACGACGCGGCGTCGGCGGCGCTCGCCGCCCTGGACTGGCCCGCCGGGGTCGTCAACGTCGTCGACGACGAGCCGGCGACCACGGCGGACTGGCTGCCGGTCTACAGCGCGGCGCTCGGCGCGCCCAGCCCGGGCAGCGCCGGCAAGCACGCGGCGGCGACGGGCCGTCCCGCGTCCAACGCCAAGGCGCTGAGCCTCGGGTGGAAGCCGCGGGTCGCGTCCTGGCGCACCGGTTTCGCGGGGATGAACGTGCCCGTCCGGACCGACTGA
- a CDS encoding TetR/AcrR family transcriptional regulator, whose product MSPRRAAALGAGGRTLPDHLIATAERMIAERGTAGLTVRAIAREAGVADGVLYNHFADKEELLAHALRAHAESVARPLGPLPEPGAGTVEENLRAYVAYGLALHDGMLPALTGLVGNPAVLARFAALTGGGGTWNERLASYLRGERDLGRLAPDARVEAAASLIVGACHEPVLSLLFRGQGLADRVSPELVDDLVATVLHGIAPR is encoded by the coding sequence ATGTCACCTCGAAGAGCGGCGGCGCTGGGCGCCGGCGGCCGCACCCTGCCCGACCACCTGATCGCCACGGCCGAGCGGATGATCGCCGAGCGCGGGACGGCGGGCCTGACCGTCCGGGCGATCGCGCGGGAGGCCGGCGTCGCCGACGGCGTCCTCTACAACCACTTCGCCGACAAGGAGGAGCTGCTCGCGCACGCGCTGCGGGCGCACGCCGAGTCGGTCGCGCGGCCGCTCGGCCCGCTGCCCGAGCCCGGCGCCGGCACGGTCGAGGAGAACCTGCGCGCGTACGTGGCGTACGGCCTCGCCCTGCACGACGGGATGCTGCCCGCGCTGACCGGGCTGGTCGGCAACCCGGCCGTCCTCGCCCGGTTCGCGGCGCTGACCGGCGGGGGCGGTACCTGGAACGAGCGGCTCGCCTCCTACCTGCGCGGCGAGCGCGACCTCGGCCGCCTCGCCCCGGACGCCCGGGTGGAGGCGGCCGCCTCGCTGATCGTCGGCGCGTGCCACGAGCCGGTGCTGTCGCTGCTGTTCCGTGGCCAGGGCCTCGCCGACCGCGTGTCCCCCGAGCTCGTGGACGACCTCGTCGCGACCGTCCTCCACGGCATCGCCCCCCGCTAG
- a CDS encoding MFS transporter, whose translation MPSLSLSPLRSRWAALGVLSATMLMTILDGSIVTVAAPAIQDDLGFSPAGLSWIMNAYLIPLGGLLLLAGRLGDLVGRRTLFLAGNAVFTAASVLAGAATTSGLLIAARFLQGVGSALSSAVVLGILVTLFTDPRERAKAIGVFSFTGAAGASIGQVVGGVLTDVLSWHWIFLINLPIGLAVMLLALPALPRDRGAGLAAGADIAGAVLVTSGLMLGIYTVVKVERFGWLSAHTLGLGAVALALLAGFVLRQSRAATPLMPLRILRSRNVSGAYVVQLLTLSAMFSFQVIVALYMQQVLGYSALGTGLAMLPAAVSIGAVSLLASARLSNRFGERFVLVAGLVLLIGAMAWLTTVPVDADYVTDLLPVFVLIAGGGLVLPSLTGLGMSSARPEDAGLASGLFNTVQQVGMALGVAVMTTLAASRVESLRADGRDTAAALTGGYHLAFTVSAGLLVAALAVSLLVLRRPAPVAGAAPVESVPTTV comes from the coding sequence ATGCCCTCCCTCTCGCTCTCCCCGCTCCGCTCCCGATGGGCGGCGCTCGGTGTGCTGTCCGCCACGATGCTGATGACGATCCTCGACGGCAGCATCGTCACGGTCGCGGCCCCCGCCATCCAGGACGACCTCGGCTTCTCGCCCGCCGGGCTCAGCTGGATCATGAACGCCTACCTGATCCCCCTCGGCGGCCTGCTGCTCCTCGCCGGCCGGCTCGGCGACCTCGTCGGCCGCCGGACGCTGTTCCTCGCCGGGAACGCCGTCTTCACGGCGGCGTCGGTGCTGGCGGGCGCCGCCACCACCTCCGGCCTCCTGATCGCCGCCCGGTTCCTGCAGGGCGTCGGCAGCGCCCTCTCCTCCGCCGTCGTCCTCGGCATCCTCGTGACGCTGTTCACCGACCCCCGCGAACGGGCCAAGGCGATCGGGGTGTTCAGCTTCACCGGCGCGGCCGGCGCGTCCATCGGGCAGGTGGTCGGCGGCGTGCTCACCGACGTGCTGAGCTGGCACTGGATCTTCCTGATCAACCTGCCGATCGGCCTCGCCGTGATGCTGCTCGCCCTCCCCGCGCTCCCCCGCGACCGGGGCGCCGGCCTGGCCGCCGGCGCCGACATCGCCGGCGCGGTGCTGGTCACGTCCGGGCTGATGCTCGGCATCTACACCGTCGTCAAAGTCGAGCGGTTCGGCTGGCTCTCGGCGCACACGCTCGGCCTCGGCGCCGTGGCGCTGGCGCTGCTCGCCGGGTTCGTCCTCCGCCAGTCCCGCGCCGCGACGCCGCTGATGCCGCTGCGGATCCTGCGCTCCCGCAACGTGTCCGGCGCCTACGTGGTCCAGTTGCTCACCCTGTCGGCGATGTTCTCCTTCCAGGTGATCGTCGCCCTCTACATGCAGCAGGTCCTCGGCTACAGCGCGCTCGGCACCGGCCTCGCGATGCTCCCCGCGGCCGTGTCGATCGGCGCGGTGTCGCTGCTGGCCTCCGCGCGGCTCTCCAACCGCTTCGGCGAGCGCTTCGTGCTGGTGGCGGGGCTCGTCCTGCTCATCGGCGCGATGGCCTGGCTCACGACCGTCCCGGTGGACGCGGACTACGTCACCGACCTGCTCCCGGTGTTCGTGCTGATCGCCGGCGGCGGGCTCGTGCTGCCGTCACTGACCGGGCTCGGCATGTCCAGCGCCCGTCCCGAGGACGCCGGCCTGGCGTCCGGGCTGTTCAACACCGTCCAGCAGGTCGGGATGGCGCTCGGCGTCGCGGTCATGACCACGCTCGCCGCGTCCCGCGTGGAGTCCCTGCGGGCGGACGGGCGGGACACCGCCGCGGCCCTCACCGGCGGCTACCACCTGGCGTTCACCGTCTCGGCCGGCCTGCTGGTCGCCGCGCTCGCGGTGTCGCTGCTCGTCCTGCGCCGCCCGGCGCCCGTGGCCGGCGCCGCGCCCGTCGAGTCCGTCCCCACCACCGTCTGA
- a CDS encoding TetR/AcrR family transcriptional regulator, whose amino-acid sequence METARAPMSGRKAQAARNDELIREAARAVFTADPGAPISAVAEHAGVGISALYRRYKSKEDLLQKLADEGMDRYLAEVEAALADDGDAWEAFAAFMRRCLDIGAGSLTMRLAGGFEVTEAMSRKGREIHLATQRLLERTREAGGLRPEIEVGDVSVILEYLHGIRIGDDERMNRLRHRYLALILDAMNLADRHALPGPAPSWQELATRYDD is encoded by the coding sequence ATGGAGACGGCACGAGCGCCCATGAGCGGGCGGAAGGCGCAGGCCGCACGCAACGACGAACTCATCCGGGAGGCGGCGCGGGCGGTGTTCACCGCCGACCCCGGCGCGCCGATCTCGGCGGTGGCCGAGCACGCCGGGGTGGGGATCAGCGCGCTGTACCGGCGCTACAAGAGCAAGGAGGACCTTCTCCAGAAGCTCGCCGACGAGGGCATGGACCGCTATCTCGCCGAGGTGGAGGCGGCCCTCGCCGACGACGGCGACGCGTGGGAGGCGTTCGCCGCGTTCATGCGCCGCTGCCTGGACATCGGCGCGGGCTCGCTCACCATGCGGCTGGCGGGCGGCTTCGAGGTCACCGAGGCCATGAGCCGCAAGGGCCGGGAGATCCATCTCGCGACGCAGCGGCTGCTGGAGCGCACCCGGGAGGCGGGCGGGCTGCGGCCCGAGATCGAGGTCGGCGACGTCTCGGTGATCCTCGAATATCTGCACGGCATCCGGATCGGGGACGACGAGCGGATGAACCGGCTGCGGCACCGCTACCTGGCGCTGATCCTGGACGCCATGAACCTCGCGGACCGGCACGCGCTGCCCGGTCCCGCGCCGAGCTGGCAGGAACTGGCCACCCGCTATGACGACTGA
- a CDS encoding class I SAM-dependent methyltransferase yields MTEIVNTHQAEAWNGYEGEHWAENHDRYDAMNGGFNDALLEAAAIGPRDRILDIGCGNGQVTRLAARRAPLGAATGVDLSRPMLARARALADEEGVANAAFERGDAQVHPFPAAGFDVAVSRFGIMFFADPVAAFGNVRRALREGGRLAFLCMTPPAENDMGALMAALPPLDRPPIGHDGGPLSLSDPGRVQEILGGAGFHGVSSRRVEAQQIWGRDAREAGEFFAGWGPIHYNYGTGDEVRDALVEAMRPFERDGAVRLRGTAWLVTARR; encoded by the coding sequence ATGACGGAGATCGTCAACACCCACCAGGCGGAGGCGTGGAACGGGTACGAGGGCGAGCACTGGGCCGAGAACCACGACCGGTACGACGCCATGAACGGCGGGTTCAACGACGCCCTGCTGGAGGCGGCGGCGATCGGGCCGCGCGACCGGATCCTCGACATCGGCTGCGGGAACGGGCAGGTCACCCGGCTCGCCGCGAGGCGGGCGCCCCTCGGCGCCGCCACGGGCGTCGACCTCTCCCGGCCGATGCTCGCCCGCGCCCGCGCGCTCGCCGACGAGGAGGGCGTCGCGAACGCGGCCTTCGAGCGGGGCGACGCGCAGGTGCACCCGTTCCCCGCCGCCGGCTTCGACGTCGCCGTCAGCCGGTTCGGGATCATGTTCTTCGCCGACCCGGTCGCCGCGTTCGGCAACGTCCGGCGGGCGCTGCGCGAGGGGGGCCGGCTGGCGTTCCTGTGCATGACGCCCCCCGCCGAGAACGACATGGGAGCCCTCATGGCCGCGCTGCCGCCCCTCGACCGCCCCCCGATCGGGCACGACGGCGGGCCGCTGTCGCTGTCGGACCCGGGCCGCGTCCAGGAGATCCTCGGCGGCGCCGGCTTCCACGGCGTGTCCAGCCGCCGGGTCGAGGCCCAGCAGATCTGGGGCCGCGACGCCCGCGAGGCCGGGGAGTTCTTCGCCGGGTGGGGCCCGATCCACTACAACTACGGCACGGGCGACGAGGTGCGCGACGCCCTCGTCGAGGCGATGCGGCCCTTCGAGCGCGACGGCGCCGTCCGCCTGCGCGGCACCGCGTGGCTGGTCACGGCACGGCGGTGA
- a CDS encoding TIGR03618 family F420-dependent PPOX class oxidoreductase: MTEYGPGQGPGPKPIGEDELSRLLGEQQFGVLATTKKSGHPHVSTVVYTWDPDERVVRISTTADRAKVKQLRREPRAALHASGPGHLSFAVAEGAAELSPVTEEPGDATGRELLAMTPGFADPADERAFLEQMVKDRRLVIRLRVTRLYGTVLAD, from the coding sequence ATGACCGAGTACGGCCCCGGACAGGGACCCGGCCCCAAGCCCATCGGCGAGGACGAGCTGTCCCGCCTCCTCGGCGAGCAGCAGTTCGGCGTCCTCGCCACGACCAAGAAGAGCGGCCACCCGCACGTCTCCACGGTCGTCTACACGTGGGACCCGGACGAGCGCGTCGTGCGGATCTCCACGACGGCCGACCGGGCGAAGGTGAAGCAGCTGCGGCGCGAACCGCGCGCCGCGCTGCACGCCTCCGGCCCCGGCCACCTGTCGTTCGCGGTCGCCGAGGGCGCCGCCGAGCTGTCCCCCGTCACCGAGGAGCCCGGGGACGCGACGGGGCGCGAACTGCTCGCGATGACGCCGGGCTTCGCCGACCCGGCCGACGAGCGGGCGTTCCTGGAGCAGATGGTGAAGGACCGTCGGCTGGTGATCCGCCTGCGCGTCACCCGCCTGTACGGGACGGTCCTGGCCGACTAG
- a CDS encoding O-acetyl-ADP-ribose deacetylase, with product MKITLVHGDITEQRVGAVVNAANSSLLGGGGVDGAIHRRGGPEILEECRRLRSSHYGGGLPTGQAVATKAGLLPAAWVIHTVGPVYSSSEDRSHQLASCYRESLRIADELGVDSIAFPAVSAGIYGWPMDDAARIAVGTVRATPTQVMDARFVLFTEAAYDAFERVVGAL from the coding sequence ATGAAGATCACTCTTGTCCACGGCGACATCACCGAGCAGAGGGTGGGCGCGGTCGTGAACGCGGCGAACTCGTCGCTGCTGGGCGGGGGCGGGGTGGACGGCGCGATCCACCGCAGGGGCGGCCCGGAGATCCTGGAGGAGTGCCGCAGGCTCCGCTCGTCCCACTACGGCGGCGGCCTGCCGACCGGCCAGGCGGTGGCGACGAAGGCCGGGCTGCTGCCCGCCGCGTGGGTGATCCACACCGTCGGCCCCGTGTACTCCTCCTCCGAGGACCGCTCCCACCAGCTCGCCTCCTGCTACCGCGAGTCGCTCCGCATCGCCGACGAGCTGGGCGTCGACTCGATCGCCTTCCCCGCCGTGTCGGCCGGCATCTACGGCTGGCCCATGGACGACGCCGCCCGCATCGCGGTCGGCACCGTCCGGGCCACACCGACGCAGGTGATGGACGCCCGCTTCGTCCTGTTCACCGAGGCCGCCTACGACGCCTTCGAGCGCGTCGTGGGAGCGCTCTAG
- a CDS encoding MarR family winged helix-turn-helix transcriptional regulator: protein MTSMAPARTQTDLSFLLDHTSHVLRGRMTAALAEIGLTPRMHCVLVHALEEERTQIQLAEIGDMDKTTMVVTVDALEKAGLAERRASSRDRRARIIAVTEEGARVAARSQQIVDGVHAAALDSLPDDQREALVRALNTLVSGHLATPPEASAPARRARQRTK, encoded by the coding sequence ATGACCTCGATGGCGCCCGCACGCACGCAGACGGACCTGTCCTTCCTGCTCGACCACACCAGCCACGTGCTGCGCGGCCGCATGACCGCGGCGCTCGCGGAGATCGGGCTGACCCCGCGCATGCACTGCGTCCTGGTGCACGCGCTGGAGGAGGAGCGCACCCAGATCCAGCTCGCCGAGATCGGCGACATGGACAAGACCACCATGGTCGTGACCGTGGACGCGCTGGAGAAGGCCGGGCTCGCCGAGCGGCGCGCCTCGTCCCGGGACCGGCGGGCCCGGATCATCGCCGTCACCGAGGAGGGCGCGCGGGTCGCCGCGCGCAGCCAGCAGATCGTGGACGGCGTCCACGCGGCGGCCCTCGACTCGCTGCCGGACGACCAGCGCGAGGCCCTCGTGCGGGCGTTGAACACGCTGGTCAGCGGGCATCTGGCCACCCCGCCGGAGGCCTCGGCGCCGGCCCGGCGCGCCCGCCAGCGCACGAAGTAA
- the trpS gene encoding tryptophan--tRNA ligase, whose product MDITPEARSRELEERVAADPGAFRILTGDRPTGPLHLGHYFGTLANRARLQRAGVELFVLVADYQVLTDRDVADHLSEYVEGLVADYLAAGIDPSTATVFRHSSVPALNQLMLPFLSLVSIAELSRNPTVKDEIATSRQAAVSGLMFTYPVHQAADILFCKANLVPVGRDQLPHQEITRTVARRFNERYGPVFPVPDALLSAAPVLLGTDGRKMSKSRGNAIALSATEDETARLIRRAVTDADRTIAYAPETRPEVSSLVLLAALCQDRDPHAVAAEIGDGGSAALKKVVTDSVNEFLRPIRARRAELAADRAYLRGVLAEGDERANAIADRTLAEVREAMAS is encoded by the coding sequence ATGGACATCACCCCCGAAGCCCGCAGCCGCGAGCTGGAAGAACGCGTCGCGGCCGACCCCGGAGCCTTCCGGATCCTGACCGGCGACCGCCCCACCGGCCCGCTGCACCTCGGGCACTACTTCGGCACCCTGGCGAACCGGGCGCGGCTCCAGCGCGCGGGCGTGGAACTGTTCGTCCTGGTGGCCGACTACCAGGTGCTCACCGACCGGGACGTCGCCGACCACCTCTCGGAGTACGTCGAGGGCCTGGTCGCCGACTACCTCGCGGCCGGGATCGACCCGTCCACGGCGACGGTCTTCCGGCACAGCTCCGTCCCCGCGCTGAACCAGCTCATGCTGCCGTTCCTGTCGCTGGTGTCGATCGCGGAGCTGAGCCGCAACCCCACGGTGAAGGACGAGATCGCGACGTCCCGGCAGGCGGCGGTCAGCGGGCTGATGTTCACCTACCCCGTCCACCAGGCCGCCGACATCCTGTTCTGCAAGGCGAACCTCGTGCCCGTCGGCCGGGACCAGCTCCCGCACCAGGAGATCACCCGGACCGTCGCGCGCCGCTTCAACGAGCGCTACGGGCCCGTCTTCCCGGTCCCGGACGCCCTGCTGTCGGCCGCGCCCGTCCTGCTCGGAACCGACGGCCGCAAGATGAGCAAGAGCCGTGGCAACGCCATCGCGCTCTCCGCCACCGAGGACGAGACGGCGCGGCTGATCAGGCGGGCCGTGACCGACGCCGACCGGACCATCGCCTACGCGCCCGAGACCCGCCCGGAGGTCTCCAGCCTGGTGCTGCTCGCCGCGCTCTGCCAGGACCGCGACCCGCACGCCGTCGCCGCCGAGATCGGCGACGGCGGCTCGGCGGCGCTGAAGAAGGTCGTGACCGACTCGGTGAACGAGTTCCTGCGGCCGATCCGCGCCCGCCGCGCCGAGCTGGCCGCGGACCGCGCGTACCTGCGCGGCGTCCTGGCCGAGGGCGACGAGCGCGCCAACGCGATCGCGGACCGCACGCTGGCGGAGGTCAGGGAGGCGATGGCGTCGTGA